One Salvia splendens isolate huo1 chromosome 12, SspV2, whole genome shotgun sequence genomic window carries:
- the LOC121757935 gene encoding uncharacterized protein LOC121757935 — translation MSSHFMIWNAQGIANTATQGTFKNIIDMYSVLFAAVLEPQTDPQPSFFSRRFGLQFRCSNTNGKIWIFSHRDWQVEVIDDSEQVLHVRISAAIFPFSIYLSVVYAKCSREGRYDLWNKLRHISLATDGAPWLVGGDFNIFLLEEERQGSTTDRHGEMMDFADAVADFQLLDPGFDGPPFTWTRSGLWERLDRVLLGEHWTTAFAATRVTHLPRISSDHAPLLVRCQLTAQIPRPSFRFQNMWS, via the exons ATGTCTTCTCACTTCATGATCTGGAATGCCCAAGGGATAGCGAACACTGCTACCCAGGGCACTTTCAAGAATATTATCGATATGTACAGTGTTTTGTTTGCCGCGGTGCTTGAGCCCCAGACAGATCCCCAGCCTTCTTTCTTTAGTAGGCGATTTGGGTTGCAGTTTAGGTGTTCGAACACAAACGGAAAGATTTGGATCTTCTCTCACAGGGACTGGCAGGTCGAGGTCATTGATGACTCTGAGCAGGTCCTTCACGTCCGAATTTCTGCTGCGATATTCCCTTTTTCAATCTATCTCTCCGTAGTGTATgctaagtgctcgagggaggggaGATACGATCTGTGGAATAAGCTCAGGCACATCTCTCTAGCTACTGACGGGGCCCCCTGGCTTGttggtggtgacttcaacatcttcttgttggaggaagagagacagGGCAGCACGACAGACAGGCACGGAGAAATGATGGACTTCGCCGACGCCGTAGCAGACTTCCAGCTACTGGACCCAGGCTTTGATGGCCCACCATTCACATGGACGAGGAGTGGGCTCTGGGAGAGATTGGACAGAGTTCTTCTCGGGGAGCACTGGACGACCGCCTTTGCGGCTACCAGGGTGACTCATTTGCCTAGGATCTCCTCAGATCATGCCCCTTTGCTAGTGCGGTGCCAGCTCACGGCTCAGATTCCGAGGCCTTCgtttaggtttcagaacatgtgg agttaA